The Streptomyces sp. 11x1 genomic sequence GAGTTCTTCGCCGGTCTCGCCCCGCACGCCGCGCTGTACCGCGCGCTGCTCGCGCCCGGCGGCGGTGGACCGCTCGGCCGGGTGTTGCACCGGGACCTGCGCGCCTACAGCCTGCGTGAACGCGAGCTCGCGGGGGCCGCGGACGCGCCGCTGGTGGCCTCCGCCGTGGCGGCCACCTTCGCGGGGGTCCTCGCGGACTGGCTGCACGGTCTGCTGGACGGCACCCCGCGGGAGATCGCCGACCAGGCGTGGCAGCTGCTGGTCGCGCTGCACCGCAGCCGCTGAGCGCCCCCGGGCGTACGCCGCCCTCTCTCGCTCCGATGCCTCATGCCCCCGACAGCCCTGTGGGTGACCTGGCGTGCAGGTCACCCACAGGGCCGAGGTCACGCGGGGAGAACGTGCCCCGGCGGGAGATGGCTTCTCGGTTGTCGGAGGCGGTGGGCGGGCTCGCGGGCGTCGGGACGCCCGGCGGGCCCACGGGTCAGAAGGTCAGCACCGGCTTGATGCTCCGGCCGCCGCTCATGTCCGCGACCGCCCGGTCGATGTCCTCGAACTCGTACCGGCTGATCATCCGGTCGAGCGGCAGCTTGCCCTCCTTGACGAGCTGAACGAGGACCGGGATGGCGGTCTGGATCTCGTTGTCGCCGAGGGTGAGGCCGACGACGCGCTTGCCGCCGAGCATGCCGTTGACGTCGAGGGAGACCTCCGTGCCGAACGGCGGGGCGCCCACGATGACCAGGGTGCCGCGCGCGGCGAGGGCGTCGACGCCCTTGCGGAGCACGGCGACGCTGCCGGTGGTCTCCACGATGCCGTCGGCGCCCCGGCCGCCGGTGATCTCCATGATCGCCTCGGTGATGTCGGCGACGTCGCCGGCGTTCACCGTGTGGGTGGCGCCCAGCTCCTTCGCCAGTTCCAGGCGCTCGCCGACCTTGTCCACGGCGACGACCGTGGTCGCCGGGGTCAGGTTCGCCGCCATCACGGCGGACAGGCCCACGGCTCCGGCGCCGAGGACGACGACGGCGCTGCCCGGGCGGGGCTCCATCACGTTCCAGACGGCGCCGACGCCCGTCTGGACGCCGCAGCCGAGCGGAGCGATGGAGTCCAGCGGGACGTCCGGGTCGACCTTGACGAGGCCGCGCTCGTCGACCAGGGCGCGCTCGGCGAAGGAGGACTGGCCGAAGAAGTGGCCGCCGAGGTCCTGGCCGTCACGGCTGATGGTGCTGGTGCCGTCGGCACGCCGGCCGCCGAGCAGGTTCAGCGGCAGCCAGGTGGCGCAGTACGCCGGGTGACCGTCGCGGCAGTTCTGACAGCCGCCGCAGGAGGTGAAGGACAGGACGACGTGGTCGCCCGGGGCTACGGCGGTGACGCCCGGGCCGACGGCCTCGACGACACCGGCGCCCTCGTGGCCCAGCACGCCGGGCAGTGGGAAGGGCAGCCCGCCGCTGGCGACCCCCAGGTCGGTGTGGCACAGCCCGGCCGCGACCATCCGGACCAGGACCTCGCCCTGCGCGGGCTGGTCGAGGACGACCTCGGAGAGGGTGAAGGGCGCGCCCCCGGACTCGACCACGGCCGCACGTGTGGTGGTGGACATGCTCATGAACTCCTTGTTCGTCGGTGAGCCACCGGATCGGTCCCGCGGCTCACCGGGGATCCCGGGGAAGGTGCTCAGTCGAGCGAGACGACGACGGACTTGACCTTGGTGTAGGACTCCAGGGCCTCGGGGCCGTACTCACGGCCGAAGCCGGAGGCCTTCACTCCGCCGAAGGGCACGGCGGGGTCGAGCATCGGCCAGTCGTTGACCCAGACGATGCCCGCCTGGAGGCGGTCGGCCACCCTGTGTGCGCGGGTGAGGTTCGTGGTCTGGATGCCGGAGGCCAGGCCGTACGGCGTGGAGTTGGCCAGTTCGACGGCCTCGTCCTCGGAGTCGAAGGGCTGCACGGTGAGGACCGGCCCGAAGACCTCCTCCTGGACGACCCGGGAGTCGTTGGCGAGGTCGGCGATGACGGTCGGCTTGTAGTAGTAGCCGCCGTCGAGGTCCAGGCGCTCGCCGCCGCACACGATGCGGCCGCCCTCCTTGCGGGCCAGCTCGACGTACTCCTCGACCTTCTTCAGGTGCCGCTCGCCCGCCATCGGGCCGATGACGGTCTCCGGCTGCCGGGGGTCGCCGAGGGGCACGCCGGGCACCGCGTCGGCGAGGATGCCGAGGACGGTCTCGTAGACGGGACGGGCGACCAGCAGCCGGGGGCCGCCCATGCAGAACTGGCCGGTGTTGAAGACGAAGCCCTTGATGATGGCGCCGATGGCCTTCTCGATGTCGGCGTCCTCGAAGACGACGTGCGCCGCGTTGCCGCCCAGCTCCATGGTGACCTGCTTCAGCCCCTCGCCGGCGACGCTCGCCGCGTGCCGGCCGGTGGCGGTGGAGCCGGTGAAGGCGATCTTGTCGACGCCGGGGTTGCGCAGCAGCGCCTCGCCCGCGACCGGGCCCGTACCCGTGACGACGTTGTAGACGCCGTCGGGGACGCCGGCCTCCTTGAGGAGGCCCGCCATGTAGAGGGCGCTGAGCGGGGTCTCCTCGGCCGGCTTGTGGACGACCGTGTTGCCGGCCGCGAGCGCGGGGGCGATCTTCGAACCGGCCAGGATCAGCGGGAAGTTGAAGGGGGTGATCGCGCCGACCACACCGATCGGGCCGCGCCTCGTGTAGGCGAGGCGGTTGTTCGGGACGTCGCGGGCGGAGCCGTCCAGGGTCCAGGCGAGGGAGGCGTAGTACTCGTAGTCGTTGGCCGCGTTCGTCACGTCGACGGCGTGGGCCAGCGTGATGGGCTTGCCGACGTCGCGGCTCTCGATCGCCGCGATCTCGTCGGCGTTCTCCCTGATGAGCTGGGCCACGCGGTTCAGGATCCGGCCGCGCTCACGGCCGCTCAGCCCGGACCAGCCGCCGCTGTCGAAGGCCTCGCGGGCGGCGCGCACCGCGGCGTCCACGTCGGCGGCGCCCGCCTCCGCGACGGTCGTGACCACCTGGCCCGTGGACGGGTCGATCACGTCGGTCCGCGCCCCGTCACTCGCCTCGACCCACTGCCCACCGATGAACAGCCGCCCGGGCTCGCTCTCGAAGGTGGTCGTCATTGCCCACTCCTCAGCTTTGGTCCAGCCTTGATCGCTAAATCTTCAACCAACAGGAATCCTGTTGGTTCGCAGTTTCACCACGCCCAGGATTCCTGTCAATGCTTTACGCTGACCGCATGGTCGGCACCAAGGCACCTCCTTCGCTCCTCTACATGGTCAAGCAGGTCGAGCTCGTTGTCCGCTCCCGCCTGGACGATCTGGTGAAGCCGGCCGGGATCACGGCGCTGCAGTACACCTCGCTCACGGTCCTCCAGCGCCACGACGGGCTCTCGGCCGCCCAGCTCGCCCGCGACTCGTTCGTCACGGCCCAGTCCGTCGCGGATCTCGTCCGCAGCCTGGAGAACCGGGGGCTCGTGCGCCGGGAGCGCAATCCACGCAACCGGCGCGAGCTGCTCATCCTGCTGACCGACGAGGGGCGCGAGCTGCTCGCCCGCGTCGCGGGGCCCGTGCGCGACCTGGAGGAACGCATGATCAGCGACCTCACCCCGCACCAGGCCGACCAGCTCCGGCAGGCACTGTCCAAAGCATGGCACGCGCTGTCGTAGGGGGCACTGCGCAAAACTCCGGACTTCATGCCGAAGAAATCGAAGACATATGTCAATCGAACATGCTGAAATTCACTCTGACGAGGGTAACTTGCAGGGCGGGGAAGGGTTTTGCCCTCACACCCTCACAGAGTCCGGTAGGAGGCGATGCCGTCGTGTCGAGCGACCCCACACCGCCCGCGACCGGGTACCTGCGCGTTCGCACGGACCGCGGCCACAGCGTGCTCGAACTGCACGGTGAGATCGACATCGCGGCGGCCGTGGAGATCATTCCGCATCTCGACACGGAGACCGGCCGCCCCGGCGCCCGGATCGTGATCGACCTCCGGCACGTCGAGTTCTTCGACTGCTCCGGGCTGCGACTGCTCTACCGGGCTCGGCAGCGGGTACTCGACCGCGACGGCGAACTGCGCCTGGTCTGCACCCATCCGCTCACCCTGCGCGTCCTCAAGGTCACCGGCCTGGCCCGGCTGCTGCCGCCCGCCTCGTCCCTGGACGCGGCCCTGGGACAGCCGGAGGCCACGTCCGGCACGTTATGACCCCGCTCCGGCCGTCAGCCCTCGCCTCCCACGGGCGCGTCGAACAGGGCGCTGACGGACTCGCCGTTGTGGATACGGCGGACGGCCTCCGCGAGCGCGGGGGCGATGGAGAGCACCTTCAGCTTGTCGGTGCGCTCCTCCACAGGGACCGGCACGGTGTTGGTGCAGACGATCTCCAGCACGTCGGGCTGCTCGCTCAGCCGCTTCAGAGCGCCCGCAGCGAACAGCCCGTGGGTGCAGGCCACCCGGATCGAGCGCGGCCCCAACTCCCTGAGCCGCTGCAGGAGTTCCAGGACGGTACTGCCCTTGGCGATCTCGTCGTCCAGGACGATCACATCCCGTCCGGCGACCTCGCCGATCACCGAGCTGATGCTCACCCGGTCGTCGGCGAACCGCTGTTTGGCACCCGCCGCGACCTGCGCGCCGATCATCCGCGCGAACGCCGCCGCCTCCTTGGCGTTGCCCAGGTCCGGGGAGACCACCGTCGTACGCGTCAGGTCGTAGCGCCGGAAGTGCGCGGCCAGTTCACGCAACGCGTGCAGATGATCGACCGGCACCGAGAAGAAGCCGTGCACCTGCGGCGAGTGCAGCGTCATGGCGAGCACCCGGCCCGCGCCCGCCGACACCATCAGATCGGCGACCAGCCGGCCGCCGATGGAGATCCGCGGCGCGTCCTTCTTGTCCGAGCGGGCGTACGAGTAGTGCGGCATGACCACGGTGATCCGGCCGGCCGAGGCCCCGCGCGCCGCGTCGCACATCAGCAACAGCTCGACGAGGTGCTCCTGCACCGGCGTGACCAGCGGCTGGACCAGAAAGACGTCCTTCTCCCGGCAGTTGGCCTGGAGCTGCACCTCCAGACAGTCGTTGGCGAACCGGCTCACCCGGGACGGACTCAGCGGCACCCCGAGGTGCGCGCAGACCTCCTCCGCGAGTTCGGGGTGGGCGCTGCCGGTGAAGACGGCGATGTCACGCACGGTCGGCTCCTCGCATGAACATGATCATTACGGGTTGCGCGGCTCATGCTAGGCGAACAAACACCAACTGGGCGTTCCTCCACGGTCTTTGAGGGCATTCGTTGAAAGAGGAAGGAGGGCCGTCGACATGACGACGTCCATCAAACGCACGCGTGTGCCCGGCTGGGCCAAGCTGCTCGCCGCCGTGGTCATCCTCATCGTGGTGCTGCTGGCCGCGCTGCGGATGCTGGTCTTCGGAGGGCTGGACGACGTGTTCGGCACCGAGGAGCACGACCGCTCGGGACCGACGCTCCTGAAGTCCATCCAGGACATGAGCCGTTACGACGCCGCCTCGGGCAACTTCCAGGTGGTCGTCGACCTGGAGAAGGACGCCAAGTACCTGCCGGACGCGATCCGCGGTACCCGCACGCTGTACGTGGGCGCGGGCACCGTGGACGCCTATGTCGACCTCGGCAAGGTCGGCGAGAACGACGTGAAGATGAACGAGGACCGCACCTCGGCCACCATCGACCTCCCGCACGCCCAGCTCGGCAAACCCGCCCTCGACACCGAGCACTCCTACGCCGTCTCCAAGGAGCGCGGCCTGCTCGACCGCCTCGGCGACCTGTTCTCGGACAACCCCAACGGCGAACAGGCGGTGCAGCGCCTGGCCGTCAAGCACATCGGGGACGCCGCGAAGGAGAGCAAGCTCACGGAGCGGGCCGAGGCCAACACCACCGACATGCTCGAAGGACTGCTGAAGTCGCTCGGCTTCGAGGAGGTGAAGGTGACGTACGGGTCGTGACCGGAAATCAGTGCCCTCCCCGCACCGCGGGGAGGGCACGCCGTACGACGGCCCGTCCGCGGCCGGCGTACCCGCGCGCCCTCCCACGCCCCTCCGCTCCCGGGCGCCTGACGGCGTCCCTCGAACGGGAGCGGGCCCCTGTCACTCGCGATCCGGATGCCCGCGAGGGGCGGGCCGAAACCCGGCGGGGCCCGGTCGGCGACTTCCCGCACACGGCGCGCAGGTGGGCATCGCGGACCACTTCGGGGGTAACAGGCCTGGTACAGAAGGAAGTTGAAATCGGGAGGGTCGCATGGCCGGCACCACGTCACGTTCCCGTTCCACCACCTCCGGCCGCCGTTCCGCGGCGGCCGAGCGCGGGCCACGACCGCTCCCGCTGCCCTTGCGGCTGCTGGCGATGGCCCTGGCCTTCCTGGCGATGGTGGCGTTCGGCGCGGTACTGGCCGGGCTCACCCTCCAGCCGTCCCCGGCGTCGGAGGCGCTCACCCACAGCAACCTCCGCCCCGGCGCCTCGCTGGAGCTGTACTGGCACCACCCCGACGCGCGCGACGCGCTCAAGCAGATCGGCGGGAACATCGTGCTGGGCCTGCCGTTCGGGATCCTGCTGCCGGTGCTGGCGCCCGGCGCGCGCGGTCTGCTGCGGGTGCCCGCCCTGACCGCGCTGATGATGCTGCTGGTCGAGCTGGTGCAGGGCGCGCTGGTCACCGGACGGGCGTTCGACATCGACGACGTCATCCTCAACACCACGGGCGCGCTGCTGGGCTATCTGCTGCTGGGCCGGCGCCTCGGCCGCGCCGTACACGCCAGGGCGCCGCGAGAGCCGAAGCCCGCACCGGCTCGGGGCGGGACACCGGCGCGGGGCACGGGGGCGCCTCGCGGCAAGGGAACTGCTCAGGGCAAGGGGACGGGCCAGCCGAAGGGGCCGCGCGGCGCCTGGGGCCGGCGTCTGCGGGTGGGCCGGCGCAAGGAGGCCGGTCCGGCGTCCGGGCGGGCTAGCGCGGCGTCCAGGTGAACTTGTCGCCGCCCACCCATCGGACCTGGTCGGGATCGTCGAGGTCGTGCACGACGACTCCGTATGCGGCGGCCGTCTGGAGGACGTCCGTCAGCCGCTTCGCCTCGCCGACCACCTGGCCGTCGATCTCCACGATCCGGAACGGCGGCGTACCGGGCTGCACCCCGAGCACCAGGACCCGGGGATGGGAAATGTAGGGGCTCGCGCTTTCGGTCATGTTTCGAGGGTAGAGCGGTCCGGCGGCGGGTGACGGGGTGAGGACGGGACGGGCCGGTCCGACGGCGCCTGTGATCGTCCGGCCGTCGTGCGGGTACCCGGGGCCTGGGTGACGCTGGAAGCGGGAGGCTGGAGGTGCCATGGATCCCGTCGAGGCCCTGGACCGGATCGCTTTCCTGCTGGAGCGGGACCGGGCCCCCACCTACCGCGTACGGGCGTTCCGTACGGCCGCCGCCGTGCTCGGCGCGTTGCCGGCCGACGAGGTCGCCGAGCGGGCGGCCGCGGGCTCGCTGGAGTCGCTGAAGGGGGTCGGGCCGAGGACCGCGCAGGTGGCGCGCGAGGCGCTGGCCGGGGAGGTGCCGGGCTACCTGCGGAAACTGGAGCAGGGGGCCGAGGCTCCGCTCACGGAGGGTGACGCGGGCGCGGAGCTGAGGAAGCTGATCAGGGGCGACTGCCATGTGCACTCCGACTGGTCGGACGGCGGCAGCCCGATCGAGGAGATGGGCCGGACCGGCGCGCGCCTCGGCCACGAGTGGACGGTGCTCACCGACCACTCCCCCAGGCTGACCGTCGCCCGTGGCCTGTCCCCGGAGCGGTTGCGGGAGCAGCTCGACGTGGTGGCCGCGCTGAACGAGACCTGGGCGCCGTTCCGGCTCCTCACCGGCATCGAGTGCGACATCCTCGACGACGGCTCGCTGGACCAGGAGCCGGAGCTGCTGGACAGGCTGGACGTGGTGGTGGTGTCCGTCCACTCCAAGCTGCGGATGGACGCCCGGGCGATGACCCGGCGGATGGTCGCCGCGGTACGTGATCCGCATTCGGACGTGCTCGGGCACTGCACGGGGCGGCTGGTCACCGGGCGGGGCCGCCCGGAGTCGGAGTTCGACGCGGACGCGGTGTTCGCGGCGTGCGCGGAGACCGGGACGGCCGTGGAGATCAACTCCCGGCCGGAGCGGCTGGATCCGCCGCGGCGGCTGCTGCGGCGGGCCGTGGAGGCGGGGGTGCTGTTCTCGATCGACACGGACGCGCACGCACCGGGGCAGTTGACGTGGCAGGTGCACGGGTGTGCTCGGGCGGAGGAGTGCGAGGTGCCGGCCGAGCGGGTGGTGACGACGTGGGGGGTGGATGAGGTGGTGAGGTGGGCGCGTGATCGGGAGGTGCCGGAGGGAGTGGTGAGTGCCTGAGAGCTCGGGGGTTCGGCGCGTCGGCGGGCGCGGGTGGGGTTGTGGCTGGTCACGCAGTTCCCCGCGCCCCTTGAGGGGCGCGGATGTGATCGTCTTCGAGAAAGGTGAGCCATGGGAAAAGCTGCTGTCTTCGACGTCGACGGGACCCTCGTCGACACCAATCATCTGCATGTCGTCTCCTGGTGGGAGGCGTTTCGCCAGGGTGGGCACGAGGTGGCCATGCACGACGTCCATCGGGCGGTGGGGTTGCCGTCCGGGGACCTGATCACGCAGCTGCTGGGTGAGGAGCGGGATCCGGCGGAGAAGGACGCTCTGAGCGCCGCGCACAAGGCGTTGTACGGGACGTACTTCGAGCGGCTGCCCGCCCTGCCGGACGCGGGGCGGCTGCTGCGGCGACTCGACGGGCAGGGCTGGAGCGTGGTGCTGGCGACCTCGGCGGGCGGGGCCGAGCTGGCCGCGTTGCGGCGGGCCATCGGGGCCGACGACGCCATCGCGGCGACGGCCAGCGCCGACGACGTGGCCCAGGGGAAGCCGGCGCCGGACCCCGTCGAGCAGGCCCTGGAGCTGGCGGGGGCGGAGGCCGAGCTGTCGGTGTTCGTCGGGGACACCGTCTGGGACATGCGGGCCGGCGCCCGGGCCGGGGTGCGCTGTGTGGCCGTGCTCTCCGGAGGCATCCCACGGCCCGAACTGGAGGCGGCCGGCGCGGAGGCGGTGTTCCGGAATCCGGCCCATCTGCTGGCCGCCCTGGAGGAGAGTCCGCTGGGCCGGGAGGAATGACCTGGTGACAGCCGCTGTGGGCAGCCCGGTACAACGTGACACAGATCACCGCCATTGTCCGGACCGGAAGGAACACCCCTTGGTAGTTTCCCGTTGAACCAGCCGTGGGTGTGGATGGGACAGTGTCCCCGGGCCTCACCTTTTGCCCACAGGGACGATCGTTCGGCTGAAGCCCTGTGGAGCCTTTCGCCGAGAGGCGACGGCCATCCGCACCCACACACAGACCGCCCCGACCGTGATTCCCCCGTCCCGGTCGGGGCTTCTCCTTGCCCGGGGTGATCAGGCACCGAACGCTGCCCGGTGGGCGCGGGCCTCGGCGGACATGCCGTCCGCTCCCGTCTGGCGGGCGCCGTCACTCTCCTGCGGGTTCGCATCCGGGCCACGTACGCCGAGCGACTGACCCGGGCGGGATCGGCGGAGTCGGCGGGCGGCGCCGCGTCCCGTGTGGCCGGTAGTGGCCGCGTGCATCCTCCGGGCCCGGGTACTCGTGGGCGGCTCCGGAGGGATCGAAGTGCGCGAGAGGAGTCTGCGGTGAACGGAGAATCCGGCGGCAGGATCGTGGTCACCGGCGCCACCGGCAATGTGGGGACGAGTCTGGTGCGGCTGCTCGCGGAGGACGCGCGGGTCGACCGGGTACGGGGCCTGGCCCGGCGGATCCCCGACCGGTCCCCGGCGAAGACGGACTGGTCGGCCGTGGACGTCGGGTCCGAGGAGGCCGATCTGGTCAAGGAGTTCGAGGGGGCGGACGCGGTCGTCCATCTCGCCTGGGCGTTCCAGCCGACACACGACCCGGCCGCCACCTGGCGGACCAATGTGCTGGGCAGCATCCGGGTCTTCGAGGCGGTGGCGAAGGCCGAGGTCCCGACACTGGTGCACGCCTCGTCCGTCGGCGCCTACTCCCCCGGGCCGAAGGGCCGCGCGGTCGACGAGTCGTGGCCGACGCATGGCTGGCCGGACGCCGCGTACTGCCGGGAGAAGGCGTATCTGGAGCGGGCCCTGGACTCCTTCGAACACGAGCACCCCAGGGTGCGGGTGGTGCGGATGCGGCCCGCGATCCTGTTCAAACGGGAGTCGGCGAGCGAGCAGCGCCGTATCTTCGGCGGGCGTTTCCTGCCGGGGCAGCTGGCCCGGCCCGATCTCCTGCCGTTCCTGCCCGACATCCCCGGGCTGAAGGTGCAGGCCCTGCACACCGACGACGCGGCCCGCGCGTACCGGCTGGCCCTGCACTCCGACGCCCGTGGTGCCTTCAACATCGCGGCGGAGTCACCCGTGGACGCCGCGCTGCTCAGCGAGGTGCTGGGGTCCCGTCCGGTGCGGCTGCCCCGTGTCGCGGCCCGCTCGGCGATCGCCGCCGCGTGGAACCTGCGGCTGCTGCCCGCCTCGCCGCACCTCTTCGACGCCGTGCTGCGGCTGCCGCTGATGGACTGCTCGAAGGCCCGCGACGAGCTGCGCTGGCGGCCCGAGCGCACGTCGGTGGAGGTGCTGGAGGAGTTCCTGGAGGGGCTGCGGCACGGCGCCGGGGCGGAGACAGAACCGCTGCGGGGCCGGAAGGTCGGCTGAGCACGCCGGACGCGGCCCGGACACGACGGCGCCTCCCCGGGTCCCACCGGGGAGGCGCCGAGTCTCTGCAGGGGCCAGGGAGCGAGGGGCCGAGAGCCGACCTACGAGGGTCGGGCGACGTGGGTCAGCCGGAGGGCTCGTCGGGTACGGGCTGCTCGGGGTTGGCGGAGCCCGACCGCGGGGCGCCCTGCCGTCCGGTACCGGCCTCGTCCGTGTCGGGCACGTCGGTGGCCTCGTCGGCGGCACCTCCGTCACGCTCGTCGGCGGCGGCACGCGTCGGGGCCGCCTCCCACGGGTCCTCGCCCGCGGTCGCCTGCTGGTCGGGCATGTCCCTCGGTATGGGGTCCGTGTGCTCGCCGGGACCCTCCAGGCGGTGATCGTCCACGGCGCGCTCCTTCCTGCTGTCGTGCACCGCGCGCGGGTACCTCGGCCCGATCGGCTCAAACCACGCGGTGTCCACGAGGTGTCAGGCGCCCCCGGCCAGCTCGTCCAGGGCGGCCGTCAGATGCGGGGCCACCCGCTCCCGCCGCCAGGCGAGGTCGTCGCCGCCCATGGCGCGCGGCACCGTCTCCACCAGCATGATCAGGTCGAGGTAGCTGCGGTAGAGGGCGTACCTCCGGGCGGCCGACGGCGTGAACTCGGCGACACCACCCGCCTCTTGATATCCGGTCATGAAGTCGGTGTCCTCCCGGACATCCTCCAGCAGCGCCAGCGAGACGAAGTCCGCGACGGGGTCGCCCCAGAACATGCGCTCGCCGTCGATCAGTCCGCCCACGCGCGCGGTATCGCCGTGCTCCACGAGGATGTTGCCCGGCCACAGGTCGAAGTGGACCAGGCGCGGCACGGTCACCTCGTCGAGGGCGTCGTACGCGAGCTTAGCCGTACGGGCCACCTCGTCCAGGGGGCGGGGCAGCCAGGCGCCGAAGCGGTCGGCGTCGTCGAGGACGGCCTCGTACATGGCGGTGAACGCGGTGCGCCAGTCGAGGGCGAGAGGGCCGAGGGCGCCGCTGGGATAGCCGTAGCCGGGGCCGGGGCCGGGGCCGGGGCCGGGGCCGGGGCCGGGGCCGGGGCCGGGGCCGGGGCCGGGGCCGGTGACATGGTGCAGCCGGGCGACCAGGCCGCCCAGCTCCCGTCGCAGCGCCGCTTCTCGGCCGGTGGGCGGCCCGTCCCAGCCGGTGCCGGGGCAGTGGGTGAGCAGGAGGTGGCGGCCCGCCGGCGCGCTCTCGTCGAAGGCGGCCCCGACCACGCGGGGAGCGGGGACGTCGACGGTCGCGGCGGCCCGGCAGAACTCGGCCTCGGCGGCGAGGAGTTCGCGCTCGTGGGCCAGGCCGGGCGTGGTGGGCGGCGGAGGGACCTTGAGGACGAGCCGGGTACCGTCGGCGAGGCGCAGTTCCTCGACCGTGTTGTACGTGCCGCCGGTGAGCGGCCGGCGCTCGGCGAGACTCTCCGGCGGCAGCCCCGCCGCCGCGAGTGCCAGCCGCGCACGTTCCTGCTCGTCCACTGCGATCCCCCTCGTCGGCCTGCGCGTGGGGGCCCACTCTGCCAGGTGGGCACCCACGATCACACCGCTCATCCGGCCGCGTGGACGTCCTCCACACAGCGGCCCGAGGCGATGAGCTCGTCCAGCCGGGGGCCCGAGTCCGCGCCGGGGTTCCGCTCGGCGTGGATCGTGCGGAGGGCCCCGCGGACGCCAGGTGCCATGGGGGAGCCGTCGCCGCAGACGTACACCCGGCGCCGGCGGCCAGCAGTTCCCACACCTCGTCGGCCTCGGCGGCGATCCGGTGCTGGACGAAGGCGGCACCGTCGGCCGGGGCCGCCGCCCGTGCAGGTGCTCTCCTCCGGGCG encodes the following:
- a CDS encoding DUF4230 domain-containing protein, which translates into the protein MTTSIKRTRVPGWAKLLAAVVILIVVLLAALRMLVFGGLDDVFGTEEHDRSGPTLLKSIQDMSRYDAASGNFQVVVDLEKDAKYLPDAIRGTRTLYVGAGTVDAYVDLGKVGENDVKMNEDRTSATIDLPHAQLGKPALDTEHSYAVSKERGLLDRLGDLFSDNPNGEQAVQRLAVKHIGDAAKESKLTERAEANTTDMLEGLLKSLGFEEVKVTYGS
- a CDS encoding MarR family winged helix-turn-helix transcriptional regulator; the encoded protein is MVGTKAPPSLLYMVKQVELVVRSRLDDLVKPAGITALQYTSLTVLQRHDGLSAAQLARDSFVTAQSVADLVRSLENRGLVRRERNPRNRRELLILLTDEGRELLARVAGPVRDLEERMISDLTPHQADQLRQALSKAWHALS
- a CDS encoding ribose-phosphate pyrophosphokinase — translated: MRDIAVFTGSAHPELAEEVCAHLGVPLSPSRVSRFANDCLEVQLQANCREKDVFLVQPLVTPVQEHLVELLLMCDAARGASAGRITVVMPHYSYARSDKKDAPRISIGGRLVADLMVSAGAGRVLAMTLHSPQVHGFFSVPVDHLHALRELAAHFRRYDLTRTTVVSPDLGNAKEAAAFARMIGAQVAAGAKQRFADDRVSISSVIGEVAGRDVIVLDDEIAKGSTVLELLQRLRELGPRSIRVACTHGLFAAGALKRLSEQPDVLEIVCTNTVPVPVEERTDKLKVLSIAPALAEAVRRIHNGESVSALFDAPVGGEG
- a CDS encoding HAD family hydrolase produces the protein MGKAAVFDVDGTLVDTNHLHVVSWWEAFRQGGHEVAMHDVHRAVGLPSGDLITQLLGEERDPAEKDALSAAHKALYGTYFERLPALPDAGRLLRRLDGQGWSVVLATSAGGAELAALRRAIGADDAIAATASADDVAQGKPAPDPVEQALELAGAEAELSVFVGDTVWDMRAGARAGVRCVAVLSGGIPRPELEAAGAEAVFRNPAHLLAALEESPLGREE
- a CDS encoding anti-sigma factor antagonist (This anti-anti-sigma factor, or anti-sigma factor antagonist, belongs to a family that includes characterized members SpoIIAA, RsbV, RsfA, and RsfB.) — protein: MSSDPTPPATGYLRVRTDRGHSVLELHGEIDIAAAVEIIPHLDTETGRPGARIVIDLRHVEFFDCSGLRLLYRARQRVLDRDGELRLVCTHPLTLRVLKVTGLARLLPPASSLDAALGQPEATSGTL
- a CDS encoding TetR/AcrR family transcriptional regulator; the encoded protein is MTPEEPRGTEDPRASRTRARLREALLDECARHPLHEVSVAALVRRAGVGRATFYVHYPDLEALAVDACADVVREAVEALHAWRGRPDPVRAPDALPEFFAGLAPHAALYRALLAPGGGGPLGRVLHRDLRAYSLRERELAGAADAPLVASAVAATFAGVLADWLHGLLDGTPREIADQAWQLLVALHRSR
- a CDS encoding NAD(P)-dependent alcohol dehydrogenase, producing the protein MSTTTRAAVVESGGAPFTLSEVVLDQPAQGEVLVRMVAAGLCHTDLGVASGGLPFPLPGVLGHEGAGVVEAVGPGVTAVAPGDHVVLSFTSCGGCQNCRDGHPAYCATWLPLNLLGGRRADGTSTISRDGQDLGGHFFGQSSFAERALVDERGLVKVDPDVPLDSIAPLGCGVQTGVGAVWNVMEPRPGSAVVVLGAGAVGLSAVMAANLTPATTVVAVDKVGERLELAKELGATHTVNAGDVADITEAIMEITGGRGADGIVETTGSVAVLRKGVDALAARGTLVIVGAPPFGTEVSLDVNGMLGGKRVVGLTLGDNEIQTAIPVLVQLVKEGKLPLDRMISRYEFEDIDRAVADMSGGRSIKPVLTF
- a CDS encoding aldehyde dehydrogenase family protein is translated as MTTTFESEPGRLFIGGQWVEASDGARTDVIDPSTGQVVTTVAEAGAADVDAAVRAAREAFDSGGWSGLSGRERGRILNRVAQLIRENADEIAAIESRDVGKPITLAHAVDVTNAANDYEYYASLAWTLDGSARDVPNNRLAYTRRGPIGVVGAITPFNFPLILAGSKIAPALAAGNTVVHKPAEETPLSALYMAGLLKEAGVPDGVYNVVTGTGPVAGEALLRNPGVDKIAFTGSTATGRHAASVAGEGLKQVTMELGGNAAHVVFEDADIEKAIGAIIKGFVFNTGQFCMGGPRLLVARPVYETVLGILADAVPGVPLGDPRQPETVIGPMAGERHLKKVEEYVELARKEGGRIVCGGERLDLDGGYYYKPTVIADLANDSRVVQEEVFGPVLTVQPFDSEDEAVELANSTPYGLASGIQTTNLTRAHRVADRLQAGIVWVNDWPMLDPAVPFGGVKASGFGREYGPEALESYTKVKSVVVSLD
- a CDS encoding VanZ family protein; the encoded protein is MAGTTSRSRSTTSGRRSAAAERGPRPLPLPLRLLAMALAFLAMVAFGAVLAGLTLQPSPASEALTHSNLRPGASLELYWHHPDARDALKQIGGNIVLGLPFGILLPVLAPGARGLLRVPALTALMMLLVELVQGALVTGRAFDIDDVILNTTGALLGYLLLGRRLGRAVHARAPREPKPAPARGGTPARGTGAPRGKGTAQGKGTGQPKGPRGAWGRRLRVGRRKEAGPASGRASAASR
- a CDS encoding PHP domain-containing protein, whose product is MDPVEALDRIAFLLERDRAPTYRVRAFRTAAAVLGALPADEVAERAAAGSLESLKGVGPRTAQVAREALAGEVPGYLRKLEQGAEAPLTEGDAGAELRKLIRGDCHVHSDWSDGGSPIEEMGRTGARLGHEWTVLTDHSPRLTVARGLSPERLREQLDVVAALNETWAPFRLLTGIECDILDDGSLDQEPELLDRLDVVVVSVHSKLRMDARAMTRRMVAAVRDPHSDVLGHCTGRLVTGRGRPESEFDADAVFAACAETGTAVEINSRPERLDPPRRLLRRAVEAGVLFSIDTDAHAPGQLTWQVHGCARAEECEVPAERVVTTWGVDEVVRWARDREVPEGVVSA